In Paracoccus jeotgali, the following are encoded in one genomic region:
- a CDS encoding SH3 domain-containing protein: MIRLIILTAAAFLVIMAVLAVTGDAPEPTRATVAPPTPPSAAPPTPASAAPAETPEPAPELLRDEVDPEGQAGIVPGTAPDAPTTTEADQPDMPGPPLRPSPQYADTPAPEPLAEASAAEPGDTLYVTGNSVNFRAGPSTSDSVIGALRRGAEVTPLGPLDGDWVEIRDAQGRRGFISAQFLSPDAP, translated from the coding sequence ATGATCCGACTGATAATCCTGACCGCGGCCGCGTTTCTGGTCATCATGGCCGTGCTGGCCGTGACCGGCGATGCGCCCGAACCGACCCGCGCCACCGTCGCGCCGCCGACGCCCCCCAGCGCGGCGCCACCCACGCCCGCCAGCGCGGCGCCAGCCGAGACGCCCGAACCCGCGCCCGAGCTGCTGCGCGATGAGGTGGACCCGGAAGGTCAGGCCGGGATCGTGCCCGGCACCGCCCCCGACGCCCCAACCACGACCGAGGCCGATCAGCCCGACATGCCGGGCCCGCCCCTGCGCCCGTCGCCGCAATATGCCGACACGCCCGCGCCCGAGCCTCTGGCCGAGGCCAGCGCCGCCGAACCGGGCGACACGCTTTATGTCACCGGCAATTCGGTCAATTTCCGCGCCGGTCCCTCGACCTCGGACAGCGTGATAGGTGCCCTGCGGCGCGGGGCCGAGGTGACGCCGCTTGGCCCGCTCGACGGCGATTGGGTCGAAATCAGGGACGCCCAGGGGCGACGCGGCTTCATCTCGGCGCAGTTCCTGTCACCTGACGCGCCCTGA
- a CDS encoding tellurite resistance TerB family protein — MSLMKSLARVAAGVLVAKGMSEMMKNRQQRPDTRTDTRGGGGLLDQIRQATQGRSGGTGSGGTGSGGTGSGGGIGDILGQVLGGGSNTGGTTRGAGTGRPYGGPNSAGASGGLGGILDQLTNSARGQSGGGGLGSILDQLRGGTKTSQAGQSSGGLGDLLGGLLGGAAGGTLASKGAQASNDASFGELLNDSLTRGGEPEVAPTPEQNAVAGLMLRAMIQAAKADGKIDDAERQRLMSELGDLDDQERSFIREQMAAPVDAEALARDVPKGLEAQVYLMSLLAIDFDSAEEAQYLHKLAQALGLPKQSVNGIHEQVGAQNLYG; from the coding sequence ATGAGCTTGATGAAATCCCTGGCCCGCGTCGCGGCCGGCGTCCTTGTCGCCAAGGGCATGAGCGAGATGATGAAGAACCGCCAGCAACGCCCCGACACCCGGACCGATACCCGCGGCGGCGGCGGTCTGCTGGACCAGATCCGGCAGGCGACGCAGGGCCGCAGCGGCGGCACAGGCTCGGGCGGTACAGGCTCAGGCGGTACAGGCTCGGGCGGCGGGATCGGCGACATTCTGGGGCAGGTGCTGGGCGGCGGCTCGAACACCGGCGGCACAACGCGCGGCGCCGGCACCGGGCGCCCTTACGGCGGGCCGAACTCGGCGGGCGCCAGCGGCGGTCTGGGCGGCATTCTCGACCAACTGACCAACAGCGCGCGCGGGCAGTCGGGCGGCGGCGGGCTCGGCTCGATCCTCGACCAGCTTCGCGGCGGGACCAAGACAAGCCAGGCCGGGCAGTCCTCGGGCGGACTGGGCGATCTGCTGGGCGGGCTGCTGGGTGGCGCGGCTGGCGGAACGCTGGCCAGCAAGGGCGCGCAGGCCAGCAACGACGCGTCCTTTGGCGAATTGCTGAACGATTCGCTGACCCGGGGCGGAGAGCCCGAGGTCGCGCCCACGCCCGAACAGAACGCCGTGGCCGGGCTGATGCTGCGGGCGATGATCCAGGCCGCCAAGGCCGACGGCAAGATTGACGACGCCGAGCGGCAGCGCCTGATGTCGGAACTGGGCGATCTTGACGACCAGGAACGCAGCTTCATCCGCGAGCAGATGGCCGCCCCGGTCGATGCCGAGGCACTGGCTCGCGATGTCCCCAAGGGGCTGGAAGCGCAGGTCTATCTGATGTCGCTGCTGGCCATCGACTTCGACAGCGCGGAAGAGGCGCAATATCTGCACAAGCTGGCGCAGGCGCTTGGCCTGCCCAAGCAGTCGGTCAACGGCATCCATGAACAGGTGGGCGCGCAGAACCTGTATGGTTGA
- the tuf gene encoding elongation factor Tu → MAKAKFERNKPHVNIGTIGHVDHGKTTLTAAITKYFGDFKAYDAIDGAPEEKARGITISTSHVEYETENRHYAHVDCPGHADYVKNMITGAAQMDGAILVVNAADGPMPQTREHILLGRQVGIPYMVVYLNKVDQVDDEELLELVEMEVRELLSSYDYPGDDIPIIKGSALAALEGRDPEIGENSIRELLKAVDEYIPTPERAVDLPFLMPIEDVFSISGRGTVVTGRVERGAVNVGDELEIVGIRPTKKTICTGVEMFRKLLDRGEAGDNIGALLRGIDRDGVERGQVLCKPGSVKPHTKFEAEAYILTKEEGGRHTPFFANYRPQFYFRTTDVTGTVMLPEGTEMVMPGDNLKFEVELIAPIAMEEKLRFAIREGGRTVGAGVVAKIIE, encoded by the coding sequence ATGGCAAAAGCAAAGTTTGAACGGAACAAGCCGCACGTCAACATCGGCACGATTGGCCATGTCGACCACGGCAAGACGACGCTGACCGCTGCGATCACGAAGTATTTCGGCGATTTCAAGGCCTATGACGCGATCGACGGGGCGCCCGAGGAAAAGGCGCGCGGCATCACCATCTCGACCAGCCATGTCGAGTACGAGACCGAGAACCGCCACTACGCCCATGTCGACTGCCCCGGCCACGCCGACTACGTCAAGAACATGATCACCGGCGCGGCGCAGATGGACGGCGCGATCCTGGTCGTGAACGCCGCCGACGGTCCGATGCCGCAGACCCGCGAGCACATCCTGCTCGGCCGTCAGGTCGGCATCCCCTACATGGTCGTCTACCTCAACAAGGTCGACCAGGTGGATGACGAGGAACTGCTCGAGCTGGTCGAGATGGAGGTCCGCGAGCTGCTGTCCTCCTACGACTACCCCGGCGACGACATCCCGATCATCAAGGGCTCGGCGCTGGCCGCCCTGGAAGGCCGCGACCCGGAAATCGGCGAGAACTCGATCCGCGAGCTGCTGAAGGCGGTGGATGAATACATCCCGACGCCCGAGCGCGCCGTCGACCTGCCCTTCCTGATGCCGATCGAGGACGTGTTCTCGATCTCGGGCCGAGGCACCGTGGTCACCGGCCGGGTCGAGCGTGGCGCGGTCAACGTGGGTGACGAGCTGGAAATCGTCGGCATCCGCCCGACGAAAAAGACCATCTGCACCGGCGTCGAGATGTTCCGCAAGCTGCTCGACCGCGGGGAAGCGGGCGACAACATCGGCGCGCTGCTGCGCGGCATCGACCGTGACGGCGTCGAGCGTGGCCAGGTGCTGTGCAAGCCCGGCTCGGTCAAGCCGCACACCAAGTTCGAAGCCGAGGCCTATATCCTGACCAAGGAAGAGGGCGGCCGCCACACCCCGTTCTTCGCCAACTACCGCCCGCAGTTCTACTTCCGCACCACGGACGTGACCGGCACGGTGATGCTGCCCGAGGGCACCGAAATGGTGATGCCGGGCGACAACCTGAAGTTCGAGGTCGAGCTGATCGCCCCGATCGCGATGGAAGAAAAGCTGCGCTTCGCCATCCGCGAAGGCGGCCGCACCGTCGGCGCCGGCGTGGTTGCCAAGATCATCGAGTGA
- a CDS encoding cytochrome b/b6 domain-containing protein, which produces MTRPDPDLPAGVEVQPVWDPLLRTFHWLLAFCVVTTWLLGKFGPANMWLHFWFGYAIIGLVVFRLIWGLVGPRHARFTSFIRGPGAVRSYLGHMFRREPSYWPGHNPLGALSVIAMLAVLILQAATGLVSDPDDYINVGPLASEVSRSTSRAAVGWHHLGALAILILTVLHVGIIAFYRWWKREDLVRPMLTGAKLVRRRDER; this is translated from the coding sequence ATGACCCGGCCTGACCCCGATCTGCCCGCAGGGGTCGAGGTTCAGCCGGTCTGGGACCCGCTGCTACGGACGTTCCACTGGCTGCTCGCCTTCTGCGTCGTCACCACATGGTTGCTGGGCAAATTCGGCCCGGCGAACATGTGGCTGCATTTCTGGTTCGGCTACGCGATCATCGGGCTGGTGGTGTTCCGGCTGATCTGGGGTCTGGTCGGGCCGCGCCATGCCCGCTTTACCAGCTTCATTCGCGGGCCGGGGGCGGTGCGGTCCTATCTGGGCCACATGTTCCGCCGCGAGCCCAGCTACTGGCCAGGCCACAACCCGCTTGGTGCGCTGTCGGTGATCGCGATGCTGGCGGTGCTGATCCTGCAGGCCGCGACGGGGCTGGTCTCGGACCCCGACGACTATATCAATGTCGGCCCCCTCGCGTCCGAGGTCAGCCGCTCGACCAGTCGGGCCGCAGTGGGTTGGCATCATCTGGGCGCGCTGGCGATCCTGATCCTGACCGTCCTGCATGTCGGGATCATCGCCTTTTACCGCTGGTGGAAGCGCGAGGATCTGGTGCGCCCGATGCTGACCGGCGCCAAGCTGGTGCGTCGCCGCGACGAACGTTGA
- the mraY gene encoding phospho-N-acetylmuramoyl-pentapeptide-transferase has protein sequence MLYWLYELTGGQGPFNLFRYITFRAGAAFFTALIFAFLFGRPLIAYLRRVQKKGQPIRDDGPEGHFVKAGTPTMGGILILSALLAGTLLWARLSNPYVWIVLMVTYGYAAIGFADDYAKVSKHNTNGVSGRIRMGLGLLLALIASAWTMYLHPPALSGQLAFPVFKDALLNLSLFFIPFAMIVIVGAANAVNLTDGLDGLAIMPVMIATATFGVIAYMVGNANFADYLGLHGVPGTGELVIFVAALIGGGLGFLWYNAPPAAVFMGDTGSLALGGALGAIAVVTKHEIVLAIVGGLFVVEALSVIIQVLYFKRTGKRVFLMAPIHHHFEKKGWKESQIVIRFWIIALVLALIGLSTLKLR, from the coding sequence ATGCTATACTGGCTATATGAACTGACCGGCGGGCAGGGTCCGTTCAACCTGTTTCGCTATATCACCTTTCGCGCGGGGGCGGCGTTCTTCACGGCGCTGATCTTTGCCTTCCTGTTCGGCCGGCCGCTGATCGCCTATCTGCGGCGGGTTCAGAAAAAGGGCCAGCCGATCCGCGATGACGGCCCAGAGGGGCATTTCGTCAAGGCCGGCACCCCCACCATGGGCGGCATCCTGATCCTGTCGGCCCTGCTGGCCGGGACGCTGCTGTGGGCGCGGCTGTCGAACCCCTATGTCTGGATCGTGCTGATGGTCACCTATGGCTATGCCGCGATCGGCTTTGCGGATGACTATGCCAAGGTCTCCAAGCACAACACCAACGGCGTCTCGGGGCGCATCCGCATGGGGCTGGGGCTGCTGCTGGCGCTGATCGCCTCGGCCTGGACGATGTATCTGCATCCTCCGGCGCTGTCGGGGCAGCTGGCGTTTCCGGTGTTCAAGGACGCGCTGCTGAACCTGTCGCTGTTCTTCATCCCCTTTGCCATGATCGTGATCGTGGGCGCGGCCAATGCGGTGAACCTGACCGACGGGCTGGACGGGCTGGCGATCATGCCGGTGATGATCGCGACCGCGACCTTCGGCGTCATCGCCTATATGGTCGGCAACGCCAATTTCGCCGATTATCTAGGCCTGCATGGTGTGCCGGGGACGGGCGAGCTGGTGATCTTTGTCGCGGCCCTGATCGGGGGCGGGCTGGGGTTTCTGTGGTATAACGCTCCGCCGGCCGCCGTCTTCATGGGCGACACCGGCAGCCTGGCCCTTGGCGGCGCCTTGGGTGCCATCGCCGTGGTCACCAAGCACGAGATCGTGCTGGCCATCGTCGGCGGGCTGTTCGTGGTCGAGGCGCTGTCGGTCATCATCCAGGTGCTCTACTTCAAGCGCACCGGCAAGCGGGTCTTCCTGATGGCCCCGATCCACCACCATTTCGAGAAGAAGGGCTGGAAGGAAAGCCAGATCGTCATCCGCTTCTGGATCATCGCCCTTGTGCTGGCCCTGATCGGGCTGTCGACGCTGAAGCTGCGCTAG
- a CDS encoding UDP-N-acetylmuramoyl-tripeptide--D-alanyl-D-alanine ligase: MPLWIDSEAGRATGGRSTGPWQAHGVSIDTRTIQPGDLFVALQAARDGHDFVAQALAKGAAAALVSRVPDDVAPDAPLLIVDDVLAGLQALGQAGRARMTGKVIAVTGSVGKTSTKEMFRSALSGQGRIHAAEASYNNHWGVPLTLARMPADTDHAVIEIGMSNPGEIAPLAVLARPDAALITTIAPAHIGAFDGLDGIAHEKAAIFQGLVPGGAAIIPTGLTTTPILLDAAQAAGARVLGFGTEGDAALVASDPRSMDTGEVLEVQGRIDGRYLRFTLRSVGPHFALNAIGVLATLSALGADLELAAERLANWTPPAGRGAVEALGALRLIDDAFNANPASMRAGLGTLARLTGTRRVAILGDMLELGQGEVQAHADLARDPAMARIDLVHCAGPLMRHLHDALPPEKRGLWSQSADGLTDRLDEMLRPGDTVLVKGSKGSHVSRVVDALRNTGNMARFTGT; the protein is encoded by the coding sequence ATGCCGCTCTGGATCGACAGCGAGGCCGGGCGGGCGACCGGCGGACGCAGCACCGGGCCGTGGCAGGCCCACGGCGTCAGCATCGACACGCGGACCATCCAGCCCGGCGATCTGTTCGTGGCGCTGCAGGCGGCGCGGGACGGGCATGATTTCGTGGCCCAGGCGCTGGCCAAGGGCGCGGCGGCCGCGCTCGTCAGCCGGGTGCCGGACGACGTGGCCCCCGACGCGCCGCTGCTGATCGTCGATGACGTTCTGGCGGGGTTGCAGGCGCTGGGTCAGGCCGGGCGGGCGCGCATGACGGGCAAGGTGATCGCGGTCACCGGCTCGGTCGGCAAGACCTCGACCAAGGAAATGTTCCGCAGCGCCCTGTCCGGGCAGGGCCGCATCCACGCCGCCGAGGCGTCCTATAACAACCATTGGGGCGTGCCGCTGACGCTGGCGCGGATGCCCGCCGACACCGACCATGCGGTGATCGAGATCGGCATGAGCAACCCCGGCGAGATCGCGCCGCTTGCCGTGCTCGCTCGCCCCGACGCCGCGTTGATCACCACCATCGCCCCGGCCCATATCGGCGCCTTTGACGGTCTGGACGGGATCGCGCATGAAAAAGCCGCGATCTTTCAGGGGCTCGTGCCCGGCGGCGCGGCGATAATTCCGACCGGGCTGACGACGACGCCGATCCTGCTGGATGCCGCGCAGGCGGCGGGCGCGCGTGTGTTGGGCTTCGGGACCGAGGGCGACGCGGCGCTGGTCGCCTCTGACCCGCGGAGCATGGACACCGGCGAGGTGCTTGAGGTGCAGGGCCGGATCGACGGCCGCTACCTGCGATTCACCCTGCGCTCGGTCGGGCCGCATTTTGCGCTCAACGCCATTGGCGTTCTGGCGACGCTGTCGGCGCTTGGCGCGGATCTGGAACTCGCGGCCGAACGCTTGGCCAACTGGACGCCCCCCGCCGGGCGCGGCGCGGTCGAGGCGTTGGGCGCGCTGCGGCTGATCGACGACGCCTTCAACGCCAACCCGGCCTCGATGCGGGCCGGGCTGGGGACGCTGGCCCGGCTGACCGGGACGCGGCGGGTGGCCATTCTGGGCGACATGCTGGAACTGGGGCAGGGCGAGGTGCAGGCCCATGCCGATCTTGCCCGCGATCCCGCCATGGCGCGGATCGACCTGGTCCATTGCGCCGGGCCGTTGATGCGGCATCTGCATGACGCGCTGCCGCCCGAAAAGCGCGGGCTGTGGTCACAATCCGCCGATGGGCTGACCGACCGACTGGACGAGATGCTTCGTCCCGGCGATACGGTGCTGGTCAAGGGGTCCAAGGGGTCGCATGTCAGCCGCGTGGTGGACGCGCTGCGAAACACCGGGAATATGGCCCGCTTCACGGGGACATGA
- a CDS encoding c-type cytochrome gives MRKLILASLLAAVPLIPATAFADPTPEELNVKARQGFFEMLSLNMGPLAAMAKGDMPYDEATAVLHASNIESLTRYYLPIHFVPGTSTDDMENTGALPKIWDDLDGVKEKFAGLQQAAVGVGEAVKGGQQNVGPVVQQLGGACKACHDNYRKK, from the coding sequence ATGCGCAAGCTTATTCTCGCCAGCCTTCTTGCCGCCGTTCCCCTTATCCCCGCGACCGCTTTCGCCGATCCGACGCCCGAAGAACTGAACGTCAAGGCGCGGCAGGGGTTCTTTGAAATGCTGTCGCTGAACATGGGTCCGCTGGCCGCGATGGCCAAGGGCGACATGCCCTATGACGAGGCGACCGCTGTGTTGCACGCCTCGAACATCGAATCCCTGACCCGCTATTACCTGCCCATCCATTTCGTGCCCGGCACCTCGACCGATGACATGGAAAACACCGGCGCGCTGCCCAAGATCTGGGACGATCTGGACGGCGTGAAGGAAAAATTCGCTGGCCTGCAGCAGGCCGCCGTCGGCGTGGGCGAGGCGGTCAAGGGCGGCCAGCAGAATGTCGGGCCGGTGGTCCAGCAGCTTGGCGGCGCGTGCAAGGCCTGCCACGACAACTACCGCAAGAAATGA
- the parC gene encoding DNA topoisomerase IV subunit A → MSDDPIPEPTENLSLEPLSRAIGERYLTYALSTIMNRALPDARDGLKPVHRRILYAMRELRLAPNGPFRKSAKISGDVMGNYHPHGDSAIYDAMARLAQDFAMRYPLVDGQGNFGNIDGDSPAAPRYTEARLASPGEALMVGLAEDSVEFRPNYDGTLTEPVVLPAAFPNLLCNGSSGIAVGMATNIPPHNLHEVVDACLHLIKTPDARDETLLNFVQGPDFPTGGVLVEDAETLREVYRTGRGSLRLRARWQQEDLGRGTWQIVVTEIPYQVQKSRLIERLAELIQTRKLPVLADVRDESAEDVRIVLEPRTRSVDPAQLMGALFKASDLEIRFGVNMNVLLDGRVPKVCSLKEMLRAFLDHRRDVLLRRSQFRLGKIASRLEVLDGYIIAFLNLDRVIEIIRYDDDPKAGLLAEDWAAPGDPAPVHLTEVQAEAILNMRLRALRRLEEIELRAERDALLAEQSELVALVADEGLQWTRIKEELREVRDRFGKSAPGGARRTDISARVDVQPLDMDSMIEREPVTVILSQMGWIRALKGHQPLDAEVKFRDGDGPFMSLHAETTDKLMLFGSNGRFYTLNAHELPGGRGLGEPVRLLVDLPNDAAIVDLFPWREGRKYLIASRPGDGFIVNAGDILAQTKSGKQVLNGEALLCRKVEGDHVACVGQNRKMLVFALSELPEMARGKGVRLQKFKDGGLSDAVCLTLAEGLRWRESGGRTRTEPDLTEWLGKRATAGRMAPRGFPRDNRFDPV, encoded by the coding sequence ATGTCAGACGATCCCATTCCCGAGCCGACCGAAAACCTCAGCCTCGAACCGCTGTCGCGCGCCATCGGCGAGCGCTACCTGACCTATGCGCTGTCGACGATCATGAACCGCGCGCTGCCCGATGCGCGCGACGGGTTGAAGCCGGTGCATCGCCGGATCCTTTACGCCATGCGGGAATTGCGGCTGGCGCCGAATGGCCCGTTCCGAAAATCGGCCAAGATCTCGGGCGATGTGATGGGGAATTATCACCCGCATGGCGATTCCGCGATTTATGACGCCATGGCGCGGCTCGCGCAGGATTTCGCGATGCGCTATCCGCTGGTCGACGGGCAGGGCAATTTCGGCAATATCGACGGCGACAGCCCCGCCGCCCCCCGCTATACCGAGGCCCGGCTTGCCAGCCCCGGCGAGGCGCTGATGGTCGGTCTGGCCGAGGACTCGGTCGAGTTCCGGCCCAATTACGACGGCACGCTGACCGAACCTGTGGTGCTGCCGGCGGCGTTTCCGAACCTGCTCTGCAATGGCTCGTCGGGGATCGCGGTCGGCATGGCGACCAACATCCCGCCCCATAACCTGCACGAGGTCGTGGACGCCTGCCTGCATCTGATCAAGACCCCCGACGCGCGGGACGAGACGCTGCTGAACTTTGTCCAGGGCCCCGATTTCCCCACCGGCGGCGTGCTGGTCGAGGATGCCGAGACGCTGCGCGAGGTCTATCGCACCGGGCGCGGCAGCCTGCGCCTGCGCGCGCGCTGGCAGCAAGAGGATCTGGGCCGCGGCACCTGGCAGATCGTCGTCACCGAAATCCCCTATCAGGTGCAGAAATCGCGCCTGATCGAGCGGCTGGCCGAGCTGATCCAGACCCGCAAGCTGCCGGTGCTGGCCGATGTCCGCGACGAATCCGCCGAGGATGTGCGGATCGTGCTAGAACCGCGCACCCGCAGCGTCGATCCGGCGCAGCTGATGGGGGCGCTGTTCAAGGCGTCCGATCTGGAAATCCGCTTCGGCGTCAACATGAACGTGCTGCTCGACGGGCGGGTGCCCAAGGTGTGCTCGCTGAAAGAGATGCTGCGCGCCTTTCTGGACCACCGACGCGACGTGCTGCTGCGCCGCTCGCAGTTCCGGCTGGGCAAGATCGCCAGCCGGCTCGAGGTGCTGGACGGCTATATCATCGCCTTCCTGAACCTCGACCGGGTGATCGAGATCATCCGCTATGACGACGACCCCAAGGCCGGGCTGCTGGCCGAGGACTGGGCCGCGCCCGGCGATCCCGCCCCGGTCCACCTGACCGAAGTGCAGGCCGAGGCGATCCTGAACATGCGCCTGCGCGCCCTGCGCCGGCTGGAAGAGATCGAGCTGCGCGCCGAACGCGACGCGCTGCTGGCCGAGCAGTCAGAGCTTGTCGCGCTGGTCGCCGATGAGGGGCTGCAATGGACCCGGATCAAGGAAGAGCTGCGCGAGGTCCGCGACCGCTTCGGCAAATCCGCCCCCGGCGGGGCGCGGCGGACCGATATCTCGGCCCGCGTCGATGTGCAGCCGCTGGACATGGATTCGATGATCGAGCGCGAGCCGGTGACGGTGATCCTGTCGCAGATGGGCTGGATTCGGGCGCTGAAGGGCCATCAGCCGCTGGATGCCGAGGTCAAGTTCCGCGACGGCGACGGCCCCTTCATGTCGCTGCATGCCGAGACGACGGACAAGCTGATGCTCTTCGGCTCGAACGGGCGGTTCTATACGCTCAACGCCCATGAACTGCCCGGCGGCAGGGGTCTGGGCGAGCCGGTCCGGCTGCTGGTCGATCTGCCCAATGACGCCGCCATCGTCGATCTGTTCCCGTGGCGCGAGGGGCGGAAATACCTGATCGCCTCGCGCCCCGGCGACGGGTTCATCGTCAATGCAGGCGATATTCTGGCGCAGACCAAATCCGGCAAGCAGGTTCTGAACGGCGAGGCGCTGCTGTGCCGCAAGGTCGAGGGCGACCACGTCGCCTGCGTGGGCCAGAACCGCAAGATGCTGGTCTTTGCCCTGTCCGAGCTGCCCGAAATGGCGCGCGGCAAGGGCGTGCGGCTGCAAAAATTCAAGGATGGCGGGCTGTCGGATGCCGTCTGCCTGACGCTGGCCGAGGGGCTGCGCTGGCGCGAATCCGGTGGGCGCACGCGGACCGAGCCGGACCTGACCGAATGGCTGGGCAAGCGCGCCACCGCTGGCCGCATGGCGCCGCGCGGTTTCCCCCGCGACAACCGCTTCGATCCGGTCTAG
- the murD gene encoding UDP-N-acetylmuramoyl-L-alanine--D-glutamate ligase: protein MIPVQGVNGQTIAVLGLGRSGRATAAALAAGGARVVVWDDGHDARLNAEAEGLELRDLTGAAGWDDIAALITSPGIPHLYPHPNPVIAAALQRGIPVDNDIGLFFRSFATPEWQDFDVTPRVIAVTGSNGKSTTTALIHHVLDSAGRPCQMGGNIGTGVLSLDPAQDGEVVVIELSSYQTELARALTPDVAVFTNLSPDHLDRHGGPGGYFAAKRRLFSEGGPDRCVIGVDEVEGRFLANQMGQGPGDDRVIRISSGQKLDGFGWSVFARKGFLTETRKGRQMASVDLRQIAGLPGAHNHQNACAAWAACRGVGLAPRQIEAGFRTFAGLPHRSQTVRELNGVRYVNDSKATNVDAARQALQAFTRIRWIAGGLGKEGGLTDLAGQMGNVVKAYLIGHSAREFALQLGAIPHEVVETMAEAVARAHAEAEPGETVLLAPAAASFDQYPDFEKRGDDFVARVNTL, encoded by the coding sequence ATGATCCCCGTACAAGGCGTCAACGGCCAGACCATCGCGGTTCTGGGGCTGGGCAGGTCCGGGCGCGCCACGGCGGCGGCGCTGGCGGCGGGCGGGGCGCGGGTGGTCGTCTGGGATGACGGCCACGACGCCCGGCTGAATGCCGAGGCCGAGGGGCTGGAACTGCGCGACCTGACCGGCGCGGCGGGCTGGGACGACATCGCGGCGCTGATCACCTCGCCCGGAATCCCGCATCTCTATCCGCATCCGAACCCGGTGATCGCGGCGGCGCTGCAGCGCGGGATTCCGGTGGATAACGATATCGGCCTGTTCTTCCGCAGCTTCGCCACCCCGGAGTGGCAGGATTTCGATGTGACGCCGCGGGTGATCGCGGTCACCGGCTCGAACGGGAAATCCACCACCACGGCGCTGATCCACCATGTGCTCGACAGCGCCGGGCGGCCCTGCCAGATGGGCGGGAATATCGGGACCGGGGTGCTGTCGCTCGACCCCGCGCAGGATGGCGAGGTGGTGGTGATCGAGCTGTCATCCTATCAGACCGAGCTTGCGCGCGCGCTGACGCCGGATGTGGCGGTGTTCACCAACCTCTCGCCCGACCATCTGGACCGCCACGGCGGCCCCGGCGGCTATTTCGCGGCCAAGCGGCGGCTGTTTTCCGAAGGCGGGCCGGATCGCTGCGTCATCGGCGTGGACGAGGTCGAGGGGCGGTTTTTGGCCAACCAGATGGGGCAGGGGCCGGGCGATGACCGCGTCATCCGCATCTCGTCGGGGCAGAAGCTGGACGGCTTCGGCTGGTCGGTCTTTGCCCGCAAGGGGTTCCTGACCGAGACCCGCAAGGGGCGGCAGATGGCCTCGGTCGATCTGCGCCAGATCGCGGGGCTGCCGGGGGCGCATAACCACCAGAACGCCTGCGCGGCCTGGGCGGCATGCCGGGGCGTGGGCCTGGCCCCGCGCCAGATCGAGGCGGGCTTTCGCACCTTCGCCGGGCTGCCGCATCGCAGCCAGACGGTGCGAGAGCTGAACGGCGTGCGCTATGTCAATGACAGCAAGGCCACCAATGTCGACGCCGCACGGCAGGCGCTGCAGGCGTTCACGCGCATCCGCTGGATCGCCGGGGGTCTCGGCAAGGAAGGCGGGCTGACCGATCTGGCCGGGCAGATGGGGAATGTCGTCAAGGCCTATCTGATCGGCCATTCGGCCCGCGAGTTCGCCCTGCAACTGGGCGCCATCCCGCATGAGGTGGTCGAGACCATGGCCGAGGCCGTCGCCCGCGCCCATGCCGAGGCGGAACCGGGTGAGACCGTGCTGCTGGCCCCCGCCGCTGCCAGCTTTGACCAGTATCCCGATTTCGAGAAGCGGGGCGATGATTTCGTCGCGCGGGTCAACACGCTGTAG